Proteins co-encoded in one Campylobacter jejuni genomic window:
- a CDS encoding Dps family protein: MSVTKQLLQMQADAHHLWVKFHNYHWNVKGLQFFSIHEYTEKAYEEMAELFDSCAERVLQLGEKAITCQKVLMENAKSPKVAKDCFTPLEVIELIKQDYEYLLAEFKKLNEAAEKESDTTTAAFAQENIAKYEKSLWMIGATLQGACKM, encoded by the coding sequence ATGTCAGTTACAAAACAATTATTACAAATGCAAGCAGATGCTCATCATTTATGGGTTAAATTTCATAATTATCACTGGAATGTAAAAGGTTTGCAATTTTTTTCTATACACGAGTACACAGAAAAAGCTTATGAAGAAATGGCAGAACTTTTTGATAGTTGTGCTGAAAGAGTTTTACAACTTGGCGAAAAAGCTATCACTTGCCAAAAAGTTTTAATGGAAAATGCAAAAAGTCCAAAAGTTGCAAAAGATTGCTTTACTCCGCTTGAAGTCATAGAACTGATCAAACAAGATTATGAATATCTTTTAGCAGAATTTAAAAAACTCAATGAAGCAGCAGAAAAAGAAAGTGATACTACAACAGCTGCTTTTGCACAAGAAAATATCGCAAAATATGAAAAAAGTCTTTGGATGATAGGCGCTACTTTACAAGGTGCTTGCAAAATGTAA
- a CDS encoding glucosaminidase domain-containing protein has translation MKPIIIFLSLFLIPLFADDLKNGFGEEYYKLDIDQKRQIFFIKMNEMFDQSFKKIEQERAFIEAFFKDAYKTGFRTSNQTNLEKLITIKNKYRIENLYDFAEYKKRIQKIPKSMGIAQALVESATGTSRFAREANNLFGEWTWGEKGLIPDLRHPDKKHKIKIFDSLQDSVYSYVLNLNRHFAYEKFRDARAKFASEGKEITGLEAIKTLDSYSERKGYYINLITKIIKRYNLEKYDTNSNNT, from the coding sequence TTGAAGCCAATTATAATTTTTCTTAGTCTTTTTCTAATCCCACTTTTTGCTGATGATCTAAAAAATGGCTTTGGAGAGGAATATTACAAACTTGATATAGATCAAAAAAGACAAATTTTTTTTATAAAAATGAATGAAATGTTTGATCAAAGCTTTAAAAAAATTGAACAAGAAAGAGCTTTTATCGAAGCCTTTTTTAAAGATGCTTACAAAACAGGCTTTAGGACTTCAAATCAAACAAATCTTGAAAAACTTATCACGATAAAAAACAAATATCGCATTGAAAATCTTTATGATTTTGCAGAATATAAAAAACGTATTCAAAAAATTCCAAAATCCATGGGTATAGCCCAAGCTTTAGTTGAAAGTGCTACAGGTACAAGTCGCTTCGCAAGAGAAGCAAATAATCTTTTTGGAGAATGGACTTGGGGTGAGAAAGGTTTAATTCCTGATTTAAGACATCCAGATAAAAAACATAAAATTAAGATTTTTGATAGTCTGCAAGATAGTGTTTACTCTTATGTTTTAAATTTAAATCGTCATTTTGCTTATGAAAAGTTTCGCGATGCAAGAGCTAAATTTGCAAGCGAAGGCAAAGAGATAACAGGACTAGAGGCTATTAAAACTTTAGATTCTTATTCTGAACGCAAGGGATATTATATCAATCTTATTACAAAAATCATCAAACGATACAACCTTGAAAAATACGATACAAACTCAAACAACACCTAA
- the pgi gene encoding glucose-6-phosphate isomerase, with product MLNNTLFFKQSEIHTISSYANRINDEVKSGDIGYYHLIDTSLNLIDESLAFIKDKEHIKNIVLVGMGGSSCGVKALRDMLFNEKSNQRELFILDNTSSHSFNKTLEKIKLEESLFLIISKTGSTIEVVSLFKLLIEHFKLDMQELKKYFVFITDKDSKLHQEGENLGIKCFFIPANVGGRFSILSAVGIVPLCFCGYNAKALLEGAKACFEDFFTHKKDEILQKAYHYCTHKNANINVLFSYSDAFKGFNEWYIQLIAESLGKKQGYKRIGLTPIALIGARDQHSFLQLIMDGPKNKTVTFLKIKDAQKAPIIPDIHFKFLDSLSNKVNLHELLNAQCDATMHALIAENLSVDVIELEKLDAWHAGYLMYYYELFTSTCGVMLGINTYDQPGVEVGKLILKNILNS from the coding sequence ATGTTAAACAATACACTTTTTTTTAAGCAAAGTGAAATTCACACTATAAGTTCTTATGCAAATCGTATTAATGATGAGGTAAAAAGTGGAGATATAGGGTATTATCATCTTATTGATACAAGTTTGAATTTAATTGATGAGAGTTTGGCTTTTATCAAAGACAAAGAACACATAAAAAATATCGTTTTAGTGGGAATGGGTGGTTCAAGTTGTGGTGTAAAAGCCTTGCGTGATATGCTTTTTAATGAAAAAAGCAACCAAAGAGAACTTTTTATACTCGATAACACAAGTTCACATTCTTTTAATAAGACTTTAGAAAAAATCAAGCTTGAGGAAAGTTTGTTTTTAATCATCAGCAAAACAGGTAGTACTATAGAAGTTGTATCGCTTTTTAAACTTCTTATTGAACATTTTAAACTTGATATGCAAGAATTAAAAAAATACTTTGTTTTTATTACCGATAAGGATTCAAAACTTCATCAAGAAGGTGAAAATTTAGGTATTAAATGCTTTTTTATCCCTGCAAATGTAGGAGGTCGTTTTAGCATACTTTCAGCCGTAGGTATAGTTCCGCTTTGTTTTTGTGGCTATAATGCCAAAGCTCTTTTAGAAGGAGCTAAAGCTTGTTTTGAAGATTTTTTTACTCACAAAAAAGATGAAATTTTACAAAAAGCCTATCATTATTGTACACACAAAAATGCCAATATCAATGTACTTTTTTCATATAGCGATGCTTTTAAAGGCTTTAATGAATGGTATATCCAGCTTATTGCTGAAAGTTTAGGTAAAAAGCAAGGCTATAAACGCATAGGTTTAACTCCTATTGCACTCATTGGCGCAAGAGATCAACATAGTTTTTTACAACTCATCATGGATGGACCTAAAAATAAAACTGTAACTTTTTTAAAAATCAAAGACGCTCAAAAAGCGCCTATTATCCCTGATATTCATTTTAAATTTTTAGATTCTTTAAGTAATAAAGTCAATCTTCACGAACTTTTAAACGCTCAATGTGATGCAACTATGCACGCTTTAATCGCTGAAAATTTGAGTGTTGATGTGATAGAACTTGAAAAACTTGACGCTTGGCATGCGGGATATTTGATGTATTATTATGAACTTTTTACTTCAACTTGCGGTGTTATGCTAGGGATTAACACTTATGATCAACCTGGTGTGGAAGTTGGAAAGTTGATCTTAAAAAATATATTAAATTCTTAA
- the dapF gene encoding diaminopimelate epimerase, translating into MKFYKYCASGNDFVITNADRKEDRSALAKELCNRYEGIGGDGFIVILPHEKYDFEWEFYNNDGSRAAMCGNGSRAAAHFAHHINKINPNMSFLTGAGIIKAKVNQDKVEVSLGKIKSVQNTFEELGKTWQLCDTGVPHLVHFCQNLDEFDTILCQKMRQKYNANVNFVKILDENHLKVRTYERGVEDETLACGTGMGACFYLAFLNKKVQNKVKITPKSGEEVGFTYKNEELFFEGKVKYCFEANYNFS; encoded by the coding sequence GTGAAATTTTATAAATATTGTGCAAGTGGGAATGATTTTGTCATAACAAATGCTGATAGAAAAGAAGATAGAAGTGCTTTAGCTAAAGAACTTTGCAATCGTTATGAGGGCATAGGTGGGGATGGCTTTATCGTGATATTGCCTCATGAAAAATACGACTTTGAATGGGAATTTTATAATAACGATGGCTCAAGGGCTGCTATGTGTGGCAATGGCTCAAGGGCTGCGGCACATTTTGCACATCATATTAACAAAATAAATCCTAACATGAGTTTTTTAACCGGTGCAGGAATAATAAAAGCAAAGGTAAATCAAGATAAAGTTGAAGTATCTTTAGGCAAAATAAAAAGCGTGCAAAATACTTTTGAAGAATTAGGAAAAACTTGGCAACTTTGCGACACTGGAGTTCCACATCTAGTGCATTTTTGTCAAAATTTAGATGAATTTGATACAATACTTTGTCAAAAAATGAGACAAAAATATAATGCCAATGTTAATTTTGTAAAAATTTTAGATGAAAATCATTTAAAAGTTCGTACCTATGAACGCGGAGTTGAAGATGAAACCTTAGCTTGTGGCACAGGAATGGGGGCTTGTTTTTATCTGGCATTTTTAAATAAAAAAGTACAAAATAAAGTTAAAATAACTCCTAAAAGTGGTGAAGAGGTTGGGTTTACATATAAAAATGAAGAATTGTTTTTTGAAGGAAAGGTAAAGTATTGTTTTGAAGCCAATTATAATTTTTCTTAG
- the galU gene encoding UTP--glucose-1-phosphate uridylyltransferase GalU, whose protein sequence is MLQTCIFPAAGYGTRFLPATKTLPKEMLPILTKPLIHYGVDEALEAGMENMGFVTGRGKRALEDYFDISYELEHQISGTKKEYLLDEIRSLINRCTFTFTRQNQMKGLGDAVLKGKPLVGDEAFGVILADDLCVNEEGLNVMAQMVKIYEKYRCTIIAVMEVPKEQVSNYGVISGNFVEENLIMVNSMIEKPSPDEAPSNLAIIGRYILTPDIFGILENTKAGKNGEIQLTDALLTQATNGMVLAYKFQGKRFDCGSVEGFVEATNYFYEKSKC, encoded by the coding sequence ATGCTTCAAACTTGTATTTTCCCTGCGGCAGGTTATGGGACAAGATTTTTACCTGCAACAAAAACTTTACCTAAAGAGATGTTACCTATCTTAACCAAACCTTTGATCCATTATGGGGTTGATGAAGCTTTGGAAGCAGGAATGGAAAATATGGGCTTTGTCACAGGGCGTGGAAAAAGAGCTTTGGAGGATTATTTTGATATTTCTTATGAACTTGAGCATCAAATTTCAGGTACAAAAAAAGAATACTTACTTGATGAAATTCGCTCTTTGATCAATCGTTGCACCTTTACTTTTACAAGACAAAATCAAATGAAAGGCTTAGGTGATGCGGTTTTAAAAGGTAAGCCTTTAGTTGGCGATGAAGCTTTTGGCGTAATTTTGGCTGATGATTTGTGTGTTAATGAAGAAGGCTTAAATGTTATGGCTCAAATGGTAAAAATTTATGAAAAATATCGCTGCACCATCATAGCTGTGATGGAAGTACCAAAAGAACAAGTTTCAAACTATGGAGTAATTTCTGGAAATTTTGTAGAAGAAAATCTTATTATGGTTAATTCTATGATAGAAAAACCAAGTCCTGATGAAGCTCCAAGTAATCTTGCTATCATAGGAAGATATATTTTAACTCCTGATATTTTTGGAATTTTAGAAAATACTAAAGCAGGAAAAAATGGCGAAATTCAACTTACCGACGCGCTTTTAACTCAAGCAACCAATGGTATGGTTTTAGCTTATAAATTTCAAGGAAAACGCTTTGATTGTGGAAGTGTAGAAGGCTTTGTAGAAGCGACAAATTATTTTTACGAGAAAAGTAAATGTTAA
- the purM gene encoding phosphoribosylformylglycinamidine cyclo-ligase, with the protein MKISYEDAGVSIDNGNAFVEAIKPLVKETFNDNVVGGIGSFAGAFRMPSGFKKPVILGATDGVGTKLRLAIDAKKYDTIGQDLVAMCVNDLICNFATPLFFLDYYATAKLEVEVAKAVVSGIAKGCKMANCALIGGETAEMPGMYAKDDFDLAGFAVGMAEEDEIDRSKFVKNGDILLALPSSGLHSNGYSLARKVLFESLKLKFDDKIEGKNLIDILLEPTRIYVRDFLTLKPYISALAHITGGGLVENLPRVLPRGMGATIRKHHLKTPEIFYTIGQAVEESEMYRSFNMGVGLVMVVDPSNVSKVLENSDAFIIGEICINEGIVLE; encoded by the coding sequence ATGAAAATTTCATATGAAGATGCAGGCGTAAGTATAGATAATGGAAATGCCTTTGTAGAGGCTATAAAACCTTTGGTTAAAGAAACTTTTAATGATAATGTTGTAGGCGGAATTGGTTCTTTTGCTGGTGCTTTTAGAATGCCAAGTGGTTTTAAAAAGCCTGTGATTTTAGGTGCAACAGATGGTGTTGGTACCAAGCTTCGCTTGGCAATTGATGCTAAAAAATATGATACTATAGGGCAAGATTTAGTAGCAATGTGTGTGAATGATTTGATTTGTAATTTTGCTACGCCTTTGTTTTTCCTAGATTATTATGCTACAGCCAAGCTCGAAGTAGAAGTAGCAAAGGCTGTTGTATCAGGCATTGCCAAGGGATGTAAGATGGCAAATTGTGCATTAATCGGCGGAGAAACTGCTGAAATGCCTGGAATGTATGCAAAAGATGATTTTGATCTTGCGGGTTTTGCAGTGGGTATGGCTGAAGAAGATGAGATCGATAGAAGTAAATTTGTTAAAAATGGTGATATTTTATTGGCACTTCCTAGTTCAGGACTTCATTCAAATGGTTATTCTTTAGCTAGAAAAGTACTTTTTGAAAGTTTAAAATTAAAATTTGATGACAAGATAGAGGGTAAAAATTTAATTGATATTTTATTAGAGCCTACAAGGATTTATGTGCGTGATTTTCTTACATTAAAGCCTTATATTAGTGCTCTAGCTCATATTACAGGGGGTGGTTTAGTAGAAAATTTACCACGCGTTTTGCCTCGTGGTATGGGTGCAACTATACGCAAACATCATCTTAAAACTCCTGAAATTTTTTATACTATAGGACAGGCTGTAGAAGAAAGCGAAATGTATAGAAGCTTTAACATGGGAGTGGGTTTAGTAATGGTTGTAGATCCTTCTAATGTAAGTAAGGTTTTAGAAAATTCAGATGCCTTTATTATTGGCGAAATTTGCATTAATGAAGGTATTGTTTTAGAGTGA
- the coaE gene encoding dephospho-CoA kinase (Dephospho-CoA kinase (CoaE) performs the final step in coenzyme A biosynthesis.): MKNAFFVTASIACGKSTFIEIANSLGFKSISADKIAHKILDENALELEKIFSPFNLKNLLTKEKKIDRKILREIVFNNKEAKKTLENFTHPKIRAKILEQMQILDKENKAFFVEIPLFFESGAYENLGKVIVIYTPKELSLKRIMQRDKLSLEAAKVRLDSQIDIEEKLKKADFIIKNTNSYVDFRQECVKVIQEISKGKM; encoded by the coding sequence ATGAAAAATGCTTTTTTTGTAACCGCTTCAATTGCTTGTGGTAAAAGCACTTTTATAGAAATAGCGAATTCTTTAGGCTTTAAAAGCATTAGCGCAGACAAAATCGCTCATAAAATTTTAGATGAAAATGCTTTAGAACTTGAAAAGATTTTTTCTCCCTTTAACTTAAAAAATTTACTCACAAAAGAAAAGAAAATCGATAGAAAAATCCTTAGAGAAATTGTTTTTAACAACAAAGAAGCTAAAAAAACCTTAGAAAATTTCACTCATCCTAAAATTCGAGCTAAAATTTTAGAACAAATGCAAATTCTAGATAAAGAAAATAAAGCTTTTTTTGTAGAAATTCCTCTTTTTTTTGAAAGCGGTGCTTATGAAAATTTAGGCAAAGTCATTGTAATTTACACACCTAAAGAATTAAGCCTTAAAAGAATCATGCAAAGAGATAAGCTCAGCTTAGAAGCTGCAAAAGTGAGACTTGATTCTCAAATAGATATTGAAGAAAAACTTAAAAAAGCAGATTTTATCATTAAAAATACTAATTCTTATGTCGATTTTAGGCAAGAATGTGTTAAAGTAATACAAGAAATTTCTAAAGGAAAAATGTGA
- a CDS encoding ATP-binding protein: MKVLNFFYENHPKFEVSYERKNQISKPNIIIKGPRFCGKKTLIFNFLSQFKASEILFLDLYDTRFEKQSLERLADFLNENLQIKILCLYNLDFIPNLEKINIPIILSTNIKDLNVNGFEELELDYFDFEEFISVSKKNLPINNLVGLFLQSGRSKFGEKNILLRQSFTLLELEILKYLALNLGQQISISKIFIELKKRLKTSKDSVYQAIKKLENTYVIYTLKHDEKKLQKIYFKDFGLRNNLCISKDFSHLFENLVLSELFKFKEEFFYNKYFNFYSQISKIAYISSPTLDIDLIKLRAKKILPKALELGIFHVIFITLSSEDSFFEQGVKFEVISFDKFSLGF; encoded by the coding sequence TTGAAAGTACTTAATTTTTTTTATGAAAACCACCCTAAATTTGAAGTAAGTTATGAAAGAAAAAATCAAATTTCAAAACCAAATATTATCATAAAAGGCCCACGATTTTGTGGTAAAAAAACACTTATTTTTAATTTTTTATCTCAATTTAAAGCAAGTGAAATTTTGTTTTTAGATTTATATGATACACGCTTTGAAAAACAAAGTTTAGAAAGACTTGCTGATTTTCTGAATGAAAATTTACAAATTAAAATTCTTTGCCTTTATAATTTGGATTTTATCCCTAATTTAGAAAAAATTAACATTCCCATCATCTTAAGTACAAATATAAAAGATTTAAATGTAAATGGGTTTGAAGAGCTTGAACTTGATTATTTTGATTTTGAAGAATTTATTAGTGTAAGTAAGAAAAATTTACCTATAAATAATTTAGTAGGTCTTTTTTTGCAAAGTGGACGCAGTAAATTTGGAGAAAAAAACATACTTCTAAGACAAAGCTTTACTCTTTTAGAATTAGAAATTTTAAAGTATTTAGCTTTAAATTTGGGTCAGCAAATCAGTATTTCTAAGATATTTATAGAACTCAAAAAAAGATTAAAAACTTCAAAAGATAGTGTTTATCAAGCTATCAAAAAATTAGAAAATACTTATGTGATTTATACCTTAAAACATGATGAAAAAAAACTTCAAAAGATTTATTTTAAAGATTTTGGCCTAAGAAATAATCTTTGTATTTCAAAGGATTTTTCACATTTATTTGAAAATTTAGTTTTAAGCGAGTTGTTTAAATTTAAAGAAGAATTTTTTTATAACAAATACTTTAACTTTTATAGCCAAATATCTAAAATTGCTTATATTTCAAGTCCAACTTTAGATATTGATTTGATTAAATTACGTGCTAAGAAAATTTTACCAAAGGCTTTAGAACTTGGAATTTTTCATGTGATTTTTATCACTCTTTCAAGCGAGGATAGTTTTTTTGAGCAAGGGGTTAAATTTGAAGTCATATCTTTTGATAAATTTTCACTTGGATTTTAG